A single region of the Terriglobales bacterium genome encodes:
- the alr gene encoding alanine racemase, which translates to MAASSVIPSTQTISRRTWAEVSVSRLRHNLRTVQDFVGPQATVCAVVKADAYGHGAQGCARALELEGAAWFGVTSTHEGMLLREAGIKGRILVMAGFFRGEEEYLVQNNLTPTIWDRNHIQLLEDAAERLTKDKVNIHLKVDTGMTRLGANLSDLPALADALRQARRLRVEGFYSHLASAEVLDAPSVEQQIARFGQASATMVEHGLTPQFLHIANSAALATRPKTWMNFVRPGLALYGYHLPFVSAVTGAPDTSHELPVLPVLTWKTRVIAVRDVPAHTAVGYGGAYVTPAPARIAVLPVGYADGLNRQLSSRGRVIVRGDYA; encoded by the coding sequence GTGGCCGCATCTTCGGTTATCCCCTCAACGCAAACGATCTCCCGCCGCACCTGGGCCGAGGTTTCGGTCTCCCGCCTCCGCCACAATCTGCGCACCGTCCAGGACTTTGTTGGCCCGCAGGCGACGGTCTGCGCCGTGGTGAAGGCCGACGCCTATGGTCACGGCGCCCAAGGCTGTGCCCGCGCGCTTGAACTGGAAGGCGCCGCGTGGTTCGGCGTCACCTCCACCCATGAAGGCATGCTGCTGCGCGAGGCCGGCATCAAGGGACGCATTCTGGTGATGGCCGGGTTCTTCCGCGGCGAGGAAGAGTACCTCGTCCAGAACAACCTCACGCCCACCATCTGGGACCGCAATCACATCCAGCTGCTGGAAGACGCCGCCGAACGCCTCACCAAGGACAAGGTCAACATCCATCTGAAGGTCGATACCGGCATGACCCGTCTGGGCGCCAACCTCTCCGATCTTCCCGCGCTCGCGGACGCGCTGCGCCAGGCGCGCCGTCTCCGGGTGGAAGGCTTCTACAGCCATCTGGCGTCGGCCGAGGTGCTGGACGCGCCTTCGGTCGAGCAGCAGATCGCGCGCTTCGGGCAGGCTTCGGCGACCATGGTCGAACATGGCCTGACGCCGCAGTTCCTGCACATCGCCAACTCTGCCGCCCTCGCCACCCGCCCCAAGACCTGGATGAACTTCGTCCGTCCCGGGCTGGCGCTCTACGGGTATCACCTGCCGTTCGTCTCCGCCGTCACCGGCGCTCCCGATACCTCGCACGAATTGCCTGTTCTTCCGGTGCTGACCTGGAAGACCCGCGTCATCGCCGTGCGCGACGTGCCCGCGCACACCGCCGTCGGCTATGGCGGCGCCTACGTCACTCCCGCCCCCGCCCGCATTGCCGTGCTGCCCGTCGGATACGCCGACGGCCTGAACCGCCAGCTCTCCTCGCGCGGGCGCGTGATCGTGCGTGGCGACTACGCC
- a CDS encoding NAD(P)/FAD-dependent oxidoreductase: MPGTHPHVIIIGGGFGGLYAAEALRPHPVRITLIDKKNHHTFQPLLYQVATAGLSPGDIAAPIRGILRKARNVEVLLGEVVGFDLEARRVRLADFQLSYDYLIVATGARHSYFAHPEWETIAPGLKTIEDALEIRRRVLSAYELAERNAARGQDPGPLNFVIIGAGPTGVELAGALAEISRQTLPRNFRFIDPARARIILLEGASRVLPAYPEDLSRSAEQQLKALGVEVRTGTVVTAITPGEVRIGDTRLPAAVTLWAAGVAASPLGKLLGAPTDRAGRVLVEADLTVRGHPEVFVIGDLAAVKDTEGKMVPGVAPAAIQMGRAAAANIIRDLHGEARRPFLYDDRGNLATIGRAAAVADFGRIRLSGFMAWIAWLFIHLFWLIGFRNRVLVMIEWAWYYFTAQRGTRLITDIEPLLPSTPPASEDSRPAGTPTV; the protein is encoded by the coding sequence ATGCCTGGAACGCACCCGCACGTCATCATCATCGGTGGCGGTTTCGGTGGGCTGTATGCGGCGGAGGCCCTGCGCCCCCATCCCGTCCGCATCACCCTCATCGATAAGAAGAACCACCACACCTTCCAGCCGCTGCTCTACCAGGTGGCGACCGCCGGCCTGTCGCCCGGCGATATCGCCGCCCCCATCCGCGGCATTCTGCGCAAGGCCCGCAACGTCGAGGTGCTGCTGGGCGAGGTCGTGGGTTTCGATCTGGAGGCCCGCCGCGTGCGGCTGGCCGATTTCCAGCTCTCCTACGACTATCTCATCGTCGCCACCGGGGCGCGGCACTCCTACTTCGCCCATCCCGAATGGGAGACCATCGCGCCGGGGTTGAAGACTATCGAAGACGCGCTCGAGATCCGCCGCCGCGTCCTTTCGGCGTACGAACTGGCTGAGCGCAATGCGGCGCGCGGTCAGGATCCCGGGCCTCTGAACTTTGTGATCATCGGCGCCGGCCCCACCGGGGTGGAGTTGGCGGGCGCGCTCGCCGAGATCTCCCGCCAGACCCTGCCCCGTAACTTCCGCTTCATCGATCCGGCGCGCGCCCGCATCATTCTCCTGGAGGGCGCTTCGCGGGTGTTGCCAGCGTACCCTGAGGACCTCTCCCGCAGCGCCGAACAGCAGCTTAAGGCCCTGGGGGTCGAGGTCCGCACCGGGACGGTGGTCACAGCCATCACGCCGGGCGAGGTCCGTATCGGAGATACGCGTCTGCCGGCTGCGGTCACGCTTTGGGCGGCCGGAGTGGCAGCATCCCCTCTGGGCAAACTGCTCGGAGCGCCGACCGACCGTGCCGGGCGCGTGCTGGTGGAGGCTGACCTGACCGTCCGCGGCCATCCCGAGGTCTTCGTGATCGGCGACCTGGCGGCGGTCAAGGATACCGAAGGCAAGATGGTCCCCGGGGTCGCGCCTGCGGCCATCCAGATGGGGCGTGCGGCTGCGGCCAACATCATCCGCGACCTGCACGGCGAGGCGCGCCGGCCCTTCCTCTATGACGACCGCGGCAACCTGGCCACCATCGGCCGCGCGGCCGCCGTCGCCGACTTCGGTCGCATCCGCCTCTCCGGTTTCATGGCTTGGATAGCGTGGCTTTTCATCCACCTCTTCTGGCTGATCGGTTTTCGCAACCGCGTTCTCGTCATGATCGAGTGGGCCTGGTACTACTTCACGGCGCAGCGCGGGACCCGGCTGATCACCGACATCGAGCCCCTGCTGCCGTCCACACCGCCCGCCAGCGAAGACAGCCGCCCCGCCGGCACGCCGACTGTATAA
- the dnaB gene encoding replicative DNA helicase, which yields MATTDYSLERGLPSSVDAERAILGAILLDNFSYNEAAEQLVPDDFSLDSHRRVFSRMMELAESGRPIDIITLTEELGRHKEVEAVGGVAYLSSLTDGVPRRPNIEHHVRIVKDKAMLRGLINAANNAIARALDQSDPADDILDSAESAIFQISEKRLGQGFVAIPEIVKTSFGSIDALYERGQRITGLETHFVDFDNLTSGLQPSDLVIIAGRPSMGKTAFAMNIAENCAVIGNKTVGIFSLEMSRESLLLRLLCSHARVDSHKLRTGFLGREDYDKLSTALNALAEAPIFIDDTPGISLHEMRAKARRLAQKQQRLDLLIVDYLQLMSAAPVGGKRFENRTQEVSAISRGLKALAKELRVPVLALSQLSRAPESRGGDHRPQLADLRESGSIEQDADVVCFIFREEVYKPDDPDLDGLAELIIAKQRNGPTGKVPLAFMKRSTRFESRANEGFAGEGM from the coding sequence TTGGCCACCACCGATTACAGTCTGGAACGCGGGCTTCCCTCCAGCGTTGACGCCGAGCGCGCCATCCTGGGCGCCATCCTGCTCGACAACTTCTCCTACAACGAGGCCGCCGAGCAGCTCGTTCCCGACGACTTCTCGCTCGATTCGCACCGCCGCGTCTTCTCCCGCATGATGGAGCTGGCCGAATCCGGCCGCCCCATCGACATCATCACCCTGACCGAGGAACTGGGCCGCCACAAGGAGGTCGAGGCGGTCGGCGGCGTGGCCTACCTGTCGTCGCTGACCGACGGCGTACCGCGGCGCCCCAACATCGAGCACCACGTCCGCATCGTTAAGGACAAGGCGATGCTGCGCGGGCTGATCAACGCCGCCAACAACGCCATTGCCCGGGCACTCGACCAGAGCGACCCCGCCGACGACATCCTCGATTCCGCCGAATCCGCCATCTTCCAGATCTCCGAGAAGCGCCTGGGGCAGGGCTTCGTCGCCATCCCCGAGATCGTGAAGACTTCGTTCGGGTCCATCGACGCGCTGTATGAACGCGGCCAGCGCATCACCGGCCTCGAGACCCATTTCGTGGATTTCGACAACCTGACCAGCGGCCTCCAGCCCTCCGACCTGGTGATCATTGCCGGCAGGCCCTCCATGGGCAAGACCGCGTTCGCCATGAACATCGCCGAGAATTGCGCGGTCATCGGCAACAAGACGGTCGGGATCTTCTCCTTGGAGATGTCGCGCGAATCGCTGCTGCTGCGCCTGCTCTGCTCGCATGCCCGGGTGGACTCGCACAAGCTACGCACCGGCTTCCTGGGCCGAGAGGACTACGACAAGCTGAGCACGGCCCTCAATGCTCTGGCTGAAGCTCCTATCTTCATCGACGACACCCCCGGCATCTCGCTGCACGAGATGCGGGCCAAGGCCCGGCGGCTTGCGCAAAAGCAGCAGCGGCTCGACCTGCTCATCGTGGACTACCTGCAACTGATGTCCGCCGCGCCGGTCGGGGGCAAGCGCTTCGAGAACCGCACCCAGGAAGTTTCCGCCATCTCCCGCGGGCTGAAAGCGCTGGCCAAGGAGCTGCGGGTGCCCGTGCTGGCGCTCTCCCAGTTGAGCCGCGCTCCGGAGAGCCGGGGCGGCGACCATCGCCCGCAACTGGCGGACCTGCGCGAATCCGGCTCCATCGAGCAGGATGCCGACGTGGTCTGCTTCATCTTTAGGGAAGAGGTGTACAAGCCCGACGACCCCGACCTCGACGGCTTGGCCGAGCTGATCATCGCCAAGCAGCGCAATGGTCCCACCGGCAAGGTGCCGCTGGCTTTCATGAAGCGCTCAACCCGCTTCGAGTCGCGGGCGAACGAGGGGTTTGCCGGCGAAGGGATGTAA